The following coding sequences are from one Shumkonia mesophila window:
- the pheT gene encoding phenylalanine--tRNA ligase subunit beta gives MKFTLSWLKEYLDTEAGADEVAAKLTAIGIEVESVTQRSRGLEDFVVAHVLAAEPHPNADRLKACTVDFGEGPISVVCGAINARAGMKAVLARPGQYVPGIQVTLKKASIRGVESNGMMLSEDEMGLGSDHSGIIELPEDAPIGARAVDVMGLSDPVFDVSITPNRGDCLGVRGIARDLAAAGLGRLKPLDATPVAGSFKSPIDVIFDFPEDKRNACPYFVGRYLRGVRNVESPRWVKERLTAVGLRPISALVDVTNLLTIGLNRPLHVFDADKVRGHIRPRLARPGETILALNGKEYTADSEMTVIADDEAPEALGGVIGAERTGCSEETVNVFLESAYFDAVRTARTGRTLNLQTDARFRFERGGVDPAFLIDGIEIATRLIQEWCGGEASEVVIAGAEPDWRRDIKLRPVRIHTLGGVDVAKPEIERILTALGFGPKETGGHLTVSVPSWRGDIVGEACLVEEVIRIHGYEHIPVVPLERTASLPRPAWTPEQKRRVTARRTLAARGMVEAVTLSFLPAATAKLFGGGAEAVRLTNPISADLDAMRPSLLPNLIAAAGRNADRGIADAALFEVGPQFAGDKPEDEAIVAAGIRSGRRGPRNWAEAARPVDVFDAKADAVAALAAAGAPVDNLQVSAEAPAWYHPGRSGSLRLGSKVVLAWFGEIHPGVLAKMDVRGPAVGFEAFLDNIPAPKRRKGAAKPYLVLSPFQPVERDFAFVIDATVAAGDVLKAARSAHPDLIAEIRVFDVFAGGALEAGKKSLAINVVLQPKEKTLTDQEIEAVAAQIVSKVEKATGGSLRA, from the coding sequence ATGAAGTTCACCCTGAGCTGGCTCAAGGAGTACCTGGACACCGAGGCCGGGGCCGATGAGGTGGCGGCGAAACTGACCGCCATCGGCATCGAGGTCGAGAGCGTCACCCAGCGCTCCAGGGGGCTCGAGGATTTCGTCGTCGCCCATGTGCTGGCGGCCGAACCCCATCCCAACGCCGACCGCCTCAAGGCCTGCACCGTCGATTTCGGCGAAGGCCCGATCAGCGTGGTGTGCGGGGCGATCAATGCCAGGGCCGGCATGAAGGCGGTGCTGGCGCGGCCCGGCCAGTACGTGCCCGGCATCCAGGTGACCCTCAAGAAGGCCTCCATCCGTGGCGTCGAGAGCAATGGCATGATGCTCTCCGAGGACGAGATGGGCCTGGGCAGCGACCATTCCGGTATCATCGAGCTGCCCGAGGACGCCCCCATCGGGGCGCGTGCCGTCGACGTCATGGGCCTGTCGGACCCGGTGTTCGATGTTTCCATCACCCCCAACCGTGGCGACTGCTTGGGCGTGCGCGGCATCGCGCGCGATCTGGCCGCCGCCGGCCTCGGCCGGCTCAAGCCCCTCGACGCGACGCCGGTGGCCGGCTCGTTCAAAAGCCCGATCGACGTCATCTTCGACTTTCCGGAGGACAAGCGGAACGCCTGCCCCTATTTCGTCGGCCGCTACCTGCGCGGCGTCAGGAACGTCGAAAGCCCGCGCTGGGTCAAGGAACGGCTGACCGCGGTCGGCCTGCGGCCCATCTCGGCGCTGGTCGACGTTACCAACCTTCTGACCATCGGCCTCAACCGGCCGCTCCATGTGTTTGACGCCGACAAGGTGCGGGGCCACATCCGGCCGCGCCTCGCCCGCCCCGGCGAGACCATCCTGGCGCTGAACGGCAAGGAATACACCGCCGACTCCGAGATGACGGTGATCGCCGACGACGAGGCGCCCGAGGCGTTGGGCGGCGTCATCGGCGCCGAACGGACCGGCTGCTCCGAGGAGACCGTCAACGTCTTCCTCGAATCCGCCTATTTCGACGCGGTGCGCACGGCCAGGACCGGCCGTACGCTCAACCTGCAGACCGATGCCCGTTTCCGCTTCGAGCGCGGCGGCGTCGATCCGGCCTTCCTTATCGACGGCATCGAGATCGCCACCCGCCTGATCCAGGAATGGTGCGGCGGCGAGGCCTCCGAGGTGGTGATCGCCGGGGCCGAGCCCGACTGGCGGCGCGATATCAAGCTCAGGCCCGTACGCATCCACACCCTGGGCGGCGTCGACGTCGCCAAGCCCGAGATCGAACGCATCCTCACGGCGCTCGGCTTTGGTCCGAAGGAAACCGGCGGCCATCTGACGGTTTCGGTGCCGTCCTGGCGCGGCGACATCGTCGGCGAGGCCTGCCTGGTCGAGGAAGTCATCCGCATCCACGGCTACGAACACATTCCGGTGGTGCCACTGGAACGAACCGCATCGCTGCCGCGGCCGGCCTGGACGCCCGAACAGAAGCGCCGGGTGACGGCCCGGCGCACCCTGGCGGCGCGTGGCATGGTCGAGGCGGTGACACTGTCGTTCCTGCCGGCGGCGACGGCGAAGCTCTTCGGCGGCGGCGCCGAGGCAGTCCGCCTGACCAATCCGATCAGCGCCGATCTCGACGCCATGCGCCCCTCGCTGCTGCCCAACCTGATCGCCGCGGCCGGGCGTAACGCCGACCGCGGCATCGCCGACGCGGCGCTGTTCGAGGTCGGCCCGCAGTTCGCCGGCGACAAGCCGGAAGACGAGGCCATCGTCGCCGCCGGCATCCGTTCGGGGCGCCGCGGCCCGCGCAACTGGGCGGAAGCGGCGCGTCCCGTCGACGTTTTCGACGCCAAGGCCGACGCCGTGGCGGCGCTGGCGGCGGCCGGCGCGCCGGTGGACAACCTTCAGGTTTCGGCCGAGGCCCCGGCCTGGTACCACCCGGGGCGCTCGGGCAGCCTGCGCCTGGGTTCGAAGGTGGTGCTGGCCTGGTTCGGCGAAATCCATCCCGGCGTCTTGGCCAAGATGGACGTGCGCGGGCCGGCGGTCGGCTTCGAGGCCTTCCTCGACAACATTCCGGCGCCGAAGCGCCGCAAGGGGGCGGCGAAACCCTATCTCGTCCTGTCGCCGTTCCAGCCCGTCGAGCGGGATTTCGCCTTTGTCATCGACGCGACGGTCGCGGCCGGCGACGTACTGAAGGCGGCGCGCAGCGCGCATCCCGATCTCATCGCCGAGATCCGCGTCTTCGACGTCTTCGCCGGGGGCGCCCTGGAGGCGGGAAAGAAGTCGCTCGCCATCAACGTCGTGCTCCAGCCCAAGGAAAAGACCCTGACCGACCAGGAGATCGAGGCGGTCGCCGCCCAGATCGTTTCCAAGGTTGAGAAGGCGACCGGCGGAAGCCTGCGGGCCTAG
- the rplT gene encoding 50S ribosomal protein L20, producing MARVKRGVTTHARHKKIIDLARGFRDRNSSSFRIALEKVEKSLQYAYRDRRTRKRDFRRLWIQRINAGARLSGLTYSQFMNGLSLAGIEIDRKVLADLAVREPSSFKALVEKARAALPATA from the coding sequence ATGGCACGCGTAAAACGGGGTGTGACGACCCATGCCCGTCACAAGAAAATCATCGATCTGGCGCGCGGCTTCCGCGACCGCAACAGCAGCAGCTTCCGCATCGCCCTTGAGAAGGTCGAGAAGTCGCTGCAGTACGCCTACCGCGACCGACGCACCCGCAAGCGCGATTTCCGCCGCTTGTGGATCCAGCGCATCAACGCGGGCGCCCGTCTGTCCGGCCTGACCTACTCGCAGTTCATGAACGGCCTGTCGCTGGCGGGAATCGAGATCGACCGGAAGGTTCTGGCCGACCTCGCGGTCCGCGAGCCCTCGTCGTTTAAGGCGTTGGTCGAAAAGGCCCGGGCGGCGCTCCCCGCTACCGCTTGA
- a CDS encoding ribonuclease D: protein MTATSPTIEVHRGDLPAGVDFGQVVAVDTETMGLNPHRDRLCVVQLSAGDGVCHLVHFPTASYDAPRLKALMADPAVTKIFHFARFDLAVMRRYLGVVCQPVYCTKIAAKLTRTFTDRHGLKDLCKDLLGIELSKEQQSSDWGAETLTAEQVKYAARDVLYLHELRTRLDRVLAREGRTELAQACFQFLPFRAALDLGGWDEPDIFRH, encoded by the coding sequence GTGACGGCGACATCCCCCACCATCGAGGTTCATCGCGGCGATCTGCCGGCCGGCGTCGATTTCGGCCAGGTGGTGGCGGTCGACACCGAAACCATGGGGCTCAACCCGCATCGCGACCGGCTGTGCGTCGTCCAGCTGTCGGCCGGCGACGGCGTCTGCCATCTGGTCCATTTCCCCACCGCCAGCTACGACGCCCCGCGCCTCAAGGCGCTGATGGCCGATCCGGCGGTCACCAAGATCTTTCACTTCGCGCGCTTCGATCTGGCGGTGATGCGCCGGTACCTGGGCGTGGTCTGCCAGCCGGTCTACTGCACCAAGATCGCCGCCAAGCTGACCCGCACCTTCACCGACCGCCATGGTCTCAAGGACTTGTGCAAGGACCTGTTGGGCATCGAGCTCAGCAAGGAGCAGCAGTCCTCGGACTGGGGCGCCGAGACGCTGACGGCCGAGCAGGTGAAGTACGCCGCCCGCGACGTCCTCTACCTCCACGAACTGCGCACCCGTCTCGATCGGGTGCTGGCGCGGGAAGGGCGCACGGAGCTGGCCCAGGCCTGCTTCCAGTTCCTGCCCTTCCGGGCCGCGCTCGACCTCGGCGGCTGGGACGAACCGGATATTTTCCGCCATTGA
- a CDS encoding complex I NDUFA9 subunit family protein: MSRRVVTVFGASGFLGRHLVKRLVKEGFIIRAAVRDVDAALFLKTMGDVGQVVIVQANIANPASVAAAIEGADAAVNLVGILVERGRRTFQRLHADGPAYLAAAAARAGLGRLVQVSAIGADAESESAYARTKASGEAMARTAFPEVTVVRPSVVFGPEDRFFNLFAAMTRCLPALPLIGGGATRLQPVYAGDVAQAICRILASPETRGQTYELGGPKIYTFRQLMEMMLAEIHRRRPLVPVPFAMASIEAWFLEKTPWPLLTRDQVKLLKRDNVVASSALSLDALGIAPTPLEAILPTYLARYRPAGAL; the protein is encoded by the coding sequence ATGAGCCGCCGGGTCGTCACCGTTTTCGGAGCATCGGGCTTTCTGGGCCGACACCTGGTCAAGCGGCTGGTGAAGGAGGGATTCATCATCCGCGCCGCCGTGCGCGACGTCGATGCGGCCCTTTTCCTCAAGACCATGGGCGATGTCGGTCAGGTCGTCATCGTCCAGGCCAACATCGCCAACCCCGCCTCGGTGGCCGCCGCCATCGAGGGGGCCGACGCCGCCGTCAACCTGGTCGGCATCCTGGTCGAGCGGGGCCGGCGCACCTTCCAGCGCCTGCATGCCGACGGCCCGGCCTATCTCGCCGCCGCCGCCGCCCGCGCCGGCCTCGGCCGGCTGGTCCAGGTGTCCGCCATCGGCGCCGACGCCGAATCGGAATCGGCCTACGCCCGCACCAAGGCCAGCGGCGAGGCGATGGCCCGGACCGCCTTCCCGGAGGTGACCGTGGTGCGCCCCAGCGTCGTATTCGGCCCCGAGGACAGATTCTTCAACCTGTTCGCGGCGATGACCCGCTGCCTGCCGGCGCTGCCGCTGATCGGGGGCGGCGCGACCCGCCTCCAGCCGGTCTACGCCGGCGATGTCGCCCAGGCCATTTGCCGGATTCTGGCCAGCCCCGAGACGCGGGGCCAGACATACGAGCTGGGCGGGCCCAAGATCTATACCTTCCGCCAGCTCATGGAGATGATGCTGGCCGAGATCCACCGCCGCCGGCCCCTGGTCCCGGTGCCGTTCGCCATGGCCTCGATCGAGGCCTGGTTCCTGGAAAAGACCCCCTGGCCGCTGCTGACCCGCGACCAGGTGAAGCTGCTCAAGCGCGACAACGTGGTGGCGTCCTCCGCCCTCAGCCTCGACGCGCTGGGCATCGCGCCAACGCCGCTCGAGGCCATCCTGCCCACCTATCTGGCGCGCTACCGCCCGGCGGGCGCGCTATAA
- the rpmI gene encoding 50S ribosomal protein L35 — MPKLKSKSSAKKRFRLTATGKVRGNVAYKSHFLSRRTQKMKRKARGTHILVRADARLVKSYLPYA, encoded by the coding sequence ATGCCCAAGCTGAAGTCCAAGTCCAGCGCCAAGAAACGATTCCGTCTTACGGCGACCGGCAAGGTCCGCGGCAACGTGGCTTACAAGAGCCACTTCCTCAGCCGCCGGACCCAGAAGATGAAGCGCAAGGCGCGTGGAACTCACATCCTGGTGAGAGCCGACGCCCGCCTCGTCAAATCCTACCTGCCCTACGCCTGA
- a CDS encoding adenylate/guanylate cyclase domain-containing protein, with product MSEIEASYEVCILVGSRWEIHARYPVTGAAMAIEEAKQLEHTTKSAVKVVREVYDKESGLYKQVTVYKGAHAPGPKAGSPSVKARRYRAAAARSGTTQDDDDLDGLLWEEDGTEVPSGPAKRRRSLVEILSYKARPLPRKPKQVTVTGLLARVAVFILISLFVAAMATVLLPSLAPALAQRNITFVGNGQTSVLFVAFVASFLLTFALLAAIVLTGVEVVRPRRVRPPAPPRPRRQKHLSRLPADTSLIPEPPSPTLPPAPSPELSVEWPPEASLPGESEENLLDEPAEEPEAAQPQLSPAGQQQKMRMMTFLAGAIEAIKSSGPIDTFSRFGINLYVAGAVGALATTQAIEGDDARIILAEGAVTLGTPWEMARKFAVNADSYLMQPRYLEMYEAGRRSMMAFLEGDENGPRQLTGALDAWRNPAKLEEQTGPLAVMFTDIVDSTTMTVTVGDDAAQYVVRTHNRIVRSALTNYSGREVKHTGDGIMASFATVSNAVEAAIEMLRRVAANNTAEGDIPLHLRIGINAGEPVIEDDDLFGITVQLSARLCAAAQSDQIVVSEVVRGLCSGKDITFNTLGERVMKGFREPIPLYEAVWRKEDAPAAPGP from the coding sequence ATGAGCGAGATAGAAGCCAGTTACGAGGTCTGCATACTGGTCGGCAGCCGCTGGGAGATTCACGCCCGCTATCCGGTGACCGGCGCGGCGATGGCCATCGAGGAGGCAAAGCAGCTCGAGCACACTACGAAATCGGCCGTCAAGGTGGTGCGCGAGGTCTACGACAAGGAGAGCGGCCTCTACAAGCAGGTCACCGTCTACAAGGGCGCGCATGCGCCGGGGCCGAAAGCCGGCTCCCCGTCCGTCAAGGCCAGGCGGTACCGCGCGGCGGCGGCGCGGTCCGGCACTACGCAGGACGACGACGATCTGGACGGGTTGTTGTGGGAGGAGGACGGCACGGAGGTGCCTTCCGGCCCGGCCAAGCGGCGGCGCAGTCTTGTGGAAATCCTGTCGTATAAGGCGCGACCGCTTCCCCGCAAGCCAAAGCAGGTCACGGTGACCGGCCTGCTCGCCCGCGTCGCCGTCTTCATCCTGATTTCGCTGTTCGTAGCGGCGATGGCGACGGTCCTGTTGCCATCCCTGGCGCCGGCCCTGGCCCAGCGCAACATCACCTTCGTCGGCAACGGGCAGACCAGCGTGCTGTTCGTCGCCTTCGTCGCCTCGTTCCTGCTGACCTTCGCCCTTCTGGCGGCCATCGTGCTCACGGGGGTCGAGGTGGTCAGGCCGCGACGCGTCCGCCCGCCGGCGCCACCCAGGCCCCGCCGGCAGAAACATCTTTCGCGGCTGCCGGCCGACACCTCCCTGATCCCGGAGCCGCCGTCGCCCACGCTGCCGCCCGCCCCATCGCCCGAACTGAGTGTCGAGTGGCCGCCGGAAGCCAGCCTTCCGGGGGAGAGCGAAGAGAACCTCCTGGACGAGCCGGCGGAGGAACCCGAGGCCGCCCAGCCCCAGTTGTCGCCGGCCGGCCAGCAGCAGAAGATGCGCATGATGACGTTTCTGGCCGGGGCCATCGAAGCGATCAAGTCCTCGGGCCCCATCGACACCTTCTCGCGTTTCGGCATCAACCTCTACGTCGCCGGCGCTGTCGGCGCGCTGGCGACCACCCAGGCCATCGAAGGCGACGACGCCCGGATCATCCTGGCCGAGGGCGCCGTGACCCTGGGAACGCCGTGGGAGATGGCCCGCAAGTTCGCCGTGAACGCCGACAGCTACCTGATGCAGCCGCGCTATCTCGAAATGTACGAGGCGGGCCGGCGCTCGATGATGGCCTTCCTGGAAGGGGACGAGAATGGCCCGCGCCAATTGACGGGGGCGCTGGATGCCTGGCGCAATCCCGCCAAGCTGGAGGAACAGACGGGGCCGCTTGCCGTCATGTTCACCGACATCGTCGATTCGACCACCATGACCGTCACGGTGGGCGACGATGCCGCCCAGTACGTGGTGCGTACCCACAACCGCATCGTCCGCTCGGCGCTCACCAACTATTCGGGCCGCGAGGTCAAGCACACGGGTGACGGCATCATGGCGTCCTTCGCCACCGTATCGAACGCCGTCGAGGCGGCCATCGAGATGCTGCGCCGGGTGGCGGCCAACAACACGGCGGAGGGCGATATTCCGTTGCACCTGCGCATCGGCATCAACGCCGGCGAGCCGGTGATCGAGGACGACGACCTGTTCGGCATCACGGTGCAGCTGTCGGCGCGGCTGTGCGCGGCCGCCCAATCCGATCAGATCGTGGTGTCCGAGGTGGTGCGCGGCCTGTGCTCGGGCAAGGACATCACGTTCAACACCCTGGGCGAGCGCGTGATGAAGGGGTTCAGGGAACCGATCCCGCTCTACGAGGCGGTCTGGCGCAAGGAAGACGCGCCCGCTGCGCCCGGTCCGTAA
- the thrS gene encoding threonine--tRNA ligase produces MEQTAVNQDKPVRITLPDGSVKQYGGPVTGARIAADIGPGLAKAALAARVDGKLWDLAREIETDASVALVTRKDEAALELVRHDAAHVMAQAVQELFPGTQVTIGPAIENGFYYDFARKDPFTPEDLEKIEKRMAEIVDRDLPLVREVWDRDAAIKTFEAKGEKYKAEIIRDLPKDEVVTVYRQGDWFDLCRGPHLPSTGKLGKAFKLMKLAGAYWRGNSKNEMLQRIYGTAWIEEKELKAYLTMLEEAEKRDHRRLGREMDLFHLQEEAQGSVFWHPHGWTLYRNLQNYMRQRLEASGYVEVNTPQLVDRALWEKSGHWEKFAQHMFTSEVEDKTLAIKPMNCPCHVQIFNQGMKSYRDLPLRMAEFGSCHRNEPSGALHGLMRVRAFTQDDAHIFCTEDQITSETRTFCDLLLSVYKDLGFDEVRVKFSDRPPVRAGSDETWDKAEEALRVATEAAGLEWTLNPGEGAFYGPKLEFVLRDAIGRDWQCGTLQVDFVLPERLGAEYVGEDGEKHRTVMLHRAILGSFERFIGILIENYAGKFPLWLAPVKAVVAPITNDADGYAREVAAAFNAAGIRCELDLRNEKINYKIREHSLAKVPVIAVVGAREAEQRTVALRRLGGQAQEILALQEAVARLGREAASPLVHG; encoded by the coding sequence ATGGAACAGACAGCGGTGAATCAGGATAAACCGGTCCGCATCACGCTTCCGGACGGCAGCGTCAAACAATACGGCGGCCCGGTCACCGGGGCGCGAATCGCCGCCGACATCGGTCCCGGCCTGGCCAAGGCGGCGCTGGCCGCCCGGGTCGACGGCAAGCTGTGGGATCTGGCCCGCGAGATCGAGACGGATGCCTCCGTGGCCCTGGTGACCCGCAAGGACGAGGCGGCCCTCGAACTGGTCCGCCACGACGCCGCCCACGTCATGGCCCAGGCCGTGCAGGAACTGTTCCCCGGCACCCAGGTGACCATCGGCCCGGCCATCGAGAACGGCTTTTATTACGACTTCGCGCGCAAGGACCCGTTCACGCCCGAGGACCTTGAGAAGATCGAGAAGCGGATGGCCGAGATCGTCGATCGCGACCTGCCGCTGGTGCGGGAAGTCTGGGATCGCGACGCCGCGATCAAGACGTTCGAGGCGAAGGGCGAGAAGTACAAGGCCGAGATCATTCGCGACCTGCCCAAGGACGAGGTGGTCACCGTCTATCGCCAGGGCGACTGGTTCGACCTCTGCCGCGGCCCCCACCTGCCGTCCACCGGCAAGCTGGGCAAGGCCTTCAAGCTGATGAAGTTGGCCGGCGCCTACTGGCGCGGCAACTCGAAGAACGAGATGCTGCAGCGCATCTACGGCACCGCCTGGATCGAGGAGAAGGAGCTCAAGGCCTACCTCACCATGCTGGAGGAGGCCGAAAAGCGCGACCATCGGCGCCTGGGGCGCGAGATGGACCTCTTCCACCTCCAGGAGGAGGCCCAGGGGTCGGTCTTCTGGCATCCCCACGGCTGGACGCTCTATCGCAATCTCCAGAACTACATGCGCCAGCGGCTGGAGGCCTCCGGCTACGTCGAGGTCAACACCCCGCAACTGGTCGACCGCGCCCTGTGGGAAAAATCCGGCCACTGGGAGAAGTTCGCCCAGCACATGTTCACCTCGGAAGTCGAGGACAAGACGCTCGCCATCAAGCCGATGAACTGCCCCTGCCACGTGCAGATCTTCAATCAGGGCATGAAGAGCTATCGCGACCTGCCGCTGCGCATGGCCGAGTTCGGCTCTTGCCATCGCAACGAGCCGTCGGGCGCGCTGCACGGCTTGATGCGGGTGCGCGCCTTCACCCAGGACGACGCCCACATCTTCTGCACGGAAGACCAGATCACCAGCGAGACGCGCACCTTCTGCGACCTGCTGCTGTCGGTCTACAAGGACCTCGGCTTCGACGAGGTGCGGGTGAAGTTTTCCGACCGTCCGCCGGTCAGGGCCGGCTCGGACGAGACCTGGGACAAGGCCGAGGAGGCGCTTCGCGTGGCGACCGAGGCGGCCGGCCTGGAATGGACGCTCAACCCCGGCGAAGGCGCCTTCTACGGGCCCAAGCTGGAGTTCGTGCTGAGGGACGCCATCGGCCGCGACTGGCAGTGCGGCACGCTCCAGGTCGACTTCGTGCTGCCCGAGCGGCTGGGCGCCGAGTACGTCGGCGAGGACGGCGAGAAGCACCGCACCGTCATGCTGCACCGCGCCATCCTGGGCTCGTTCGAGCGCTTCATCGGCATCCTGATCGAAAACTATGCCGGCAAGTTCCCGCTGTGGTTGGCGCCGGTCAAGGCGGTGGTCGCCCCCATCACCAACGATGCCGACGGCTATGCCCGCGAGGTGGCGGCGGCCTTCAACGCGGCGGGAATCCGCTGTGAACTCGACCTGCGCAACGAGAAGATCAACTACAAGATCCGCGAACACAGCCTCGCCAAGGTGCCCGTGATTGCCGTGGTCGGCGCCCGCGAGGCCGAGCAGCGGACCGTGGCCCTGCGTCGCCTGGGCGGACAGGCCCAAGAAATTCTTGCACTGCAAGAGGCAGTCGCTAGACTTGGCCGGGAAGCGGCGAGCCCGCTTGTGCACGGCTAG
- the pheS gene encoding phenylalanine--tRNA ligase subunit alpha: protein MEDIDVLRSELIATVNGAADLKALEEARITALGKKGRITQLMKGLGAMEPEARKAAGARLNAVKDAVAEAIEARKGDLAGAAIDARLMGERVDVTLPVRPGQDGRIHPISQTIDEVVAIFGEMGFVVAEGPDIEDDWHNFTALNIPPEHPARQEHDTFYLPGVGADGGRMVLRTHTSPVQIRTMKGTQPPIRIICPGRTYRCDSDATHSPMFHQVEGLVVDEATHMGHLKGCLIEFCRAYFGVDDLPVRFRPSYFPFTEPSAEVDIGCTREGGQFRIGRGDDWLEILGCGMVNAVVLENCGIDSSRYQGFAFGMGLERIAMLKYGIPDLRTFFESDLRWLRHYGFAALDVPSLVGGLNP, encoded by the coding sequence ATGGAAGACATAGACGTTCTTCGCTCGGAACTGATCGCGACGGTGAATGGGGCGGCCGACCTCAAGGCGCTCGAAGAGGCCCGCATCACCGCGCTGGGCAAGAAGGGGCGCATCACCCAGCTGATGAAGGGCCTGGGCGCCATGGAGCCGGAGGCACGCAAGGCGGCCGGCGCCCGGCTCAACGCGGTGAAGGACGCCGTCGCCGAAGCGATCGAGGCGCGCAAGGGCGATCTGGCCGGCGCTGCCATCGACGCCAGGCTGATGGGAGAGCGGGTTGACGTGACGCTGCCGGTCCGCCCCGGGCAGGACGGCCGCATCCACCCGATCAGCCAGACCATCGACGAGGTCGTCGCCATCTTCGGCGAGATGGGCTTCGTCGTGGCCGAGGGACCGGACATCGAGGACGACTGGCACAACTTCACGGCGCTCAACATCCCGCCCGAGCATCCGGCCCGCCAGGAGCACGACACCTTCTACCTGCCCGGCGTCGGCGCCGATGGCGGGCGCATGGTGCTGCGCACCCATACCTCGCCGGTGCAGATCCGCACCATGAAGGGCACGCAGCCGCCGATTCGCATCATCTGCCCGGGTCGCACCTACCGCTGCGATTCGGACGCCACCCATTCGCCGATGTTCCATCAGGTCGAGGGCCTCGTGGTCGACGAGGCCACCCACATGGGCCACCTCAAGGGCTGCCTGATCGAGTTCTGCCGCGCCTATTTCGGGGTCGACGACCTGCCGGTGCGCTTCCGGCCCAGCTATTTCCCGTTCACCGAGCCCTCCGCCGAGGTCGACATCGGCTGCACCCGCGAGGGCGGCCAGTTCCGCATCGGGCGGGGCGACGATTGGCTGGAGATCCTGGGCTGCGGCATGGTCAACGCGGTGGTGCTGGAAAACTGCGGCATCGATTCCAGCCGCTACCAGGGCTTCGCCTTCGGTATGGGGCTGGAGCGCATCGCCATGCTGAAATACGGCATCCCGGACCTGCGCACCTTCTTCGAATCCGATCTGCGCTGGCTCAGGCATTACGGCTTCGCGGCGCTGGACGTGCCGAGCCTGGTGGGAGGGCTCAATCCATGA
- the infC gene encoding translation initiation factor IF-3, with amino-acid sequence MNQPPDRKGPRVNEEIKVPSIRLVDADGEMVGVVSLQEGLQMAEEVGLDLVEVSPAAEPPVCKILDYGKFKYAEQKKRNEARKKQKVIEIKELKMRPGIEEHDYQTKMRSMFRFLDEGDKVKITIRFRGREMAHQDLGVRVLDRIQQDVGDIAKIEQTPRTEGRMMTMVIAPK; translated from the coding sequence ATGAACCAGCCGCCGGACCGCAAGGGCCCGCGGGTGAATGAAGAGATCAAGGTGCCGTCCATTCGGCTCGTCGATGCCGATGGGGAAATGGTCGGCGTCGTTTCCCTGCAGGAAGGCCTGCAGATGGCCGAGGAGGTGGGGCTCGATCTGGTCGAGGTGTCGCCCGCCGCCGAGCCGCCGGTCTGCAAGATCCTCGATTACGGGAAATTCAAGTACGCCGAGCAGAAGAAGCGGAACGAGGCGCGCAAGAAGCAGAAGGTCATCGAGATCAAGGAGCTCAAGATGCGTCCCGGCATCGAAGAGCACGATTATCAGACCAAGATGCGCAGCATGTTCCGGTTCCTCGACGAAGGGGACAAGGTCAAGATCACCATCCGCTTCAGGGGCCGCGAAATGGCCCACCAGGACCTGGGCGTGCGCGTTCTCGATCGTATCCAGCAGGATGTCGGCGACATCGCCAAGATCGAGCAGACCCCACGGACCGAGGGGCGGATGATGACCATGGTCATCGCGCCCAAGTGA